From a region of the Aeoliella mucimassa genome:
- a CDS encoding DUF3472 domain-containing protein — MPRILLFIALAALFSTVGQASERLTGIACRSVHLGYSAPESVLFYNEMTVEESAPGTYFMVCGFGRGYFGIQQLADDRKVVLFSVWDPGSQNNPNSVPEERRVKVLGQGEGVRVRRFGGEGTGGQSFYDYDWKVGETYRFVVSSRRDGERTVFTGYVYLPDEERWQQMATFSTLGKGQLIRGCYSFVEDFRRNRESTKLTRKANFGNGWVQTADGTWHSLAKARFTADGNKAVNIDAGKVEGDFFLATGGDIGNEGTPLWDHMELEAKHFKQPEDLPDFKDLPEPASEEKAAEEKQPEPPKTETPAETEPATPAE, encoded by the coding sequence ATGCCCCGAATTCTGCTTTTTATCGCTCTGGCAGCACTCTTTTCAACCGTGGGCCAGGCAAGCGAACGGCTGACCGGCATCGCCTGCCGCTCGGTGCACCTCGGCTACTCCGCTCCGGAATCGGTGTTGTTTTACAACGAAATGACGGTCGAGGAGTCGGCCCCTGGCACCTACTTCATGGTGTGCGGTTTTGGGCGAGGGTACTTCGGTATTCAGCAACTGGCCGACGACCGCAAAGTGGTGCTCTTCAGCGTGTGGGATCCAGGCAGCCAGAATAATCCGAACTCGGTTCCGGAAGAGCGACGCGTGAAGGTGCTGGGGCAGGGCGAGGGGGTCCGCGTTCGCCGGTTTGGGGGCGAAGGCACCGGCGGCCAATCGTTCTACGATTACGACTGGAAGGTCGGCGAGACCTACCGCTTCGTGGTGTCGAGCCGCCGCGACGGCGAGCGAACCGTCTTCACCGGATATGTGTATCTGCCCGACGAAGAGCGGTGGCAGCAAATGGCCACCTTCTCGACCCTCGGCAAAGGGCAGCTGATCCGTGGCTGCTACTCGTTCGTGGAAGACTTTCGCCGCAACCGCGAGTCGACCAAGCTGACACGGAAAGCCAACTTCGGCAATGGTTGGGTGCAGACCGCCGACGGAACTTGGCACTCGTTGGCCAAGGCGCGTTTCACCGCGGATGGCAACAAAGCGGTGAATATCGACGCCGGAAAGGTCGAGGGCGACTTCTTCCTCGCCACCGGAGGCGACATCGGCAACGAGGGAACCCCGCTGTGGGATCACATGGAGCTCGAGGCCAAGCACTTCAAGCAGCCAGAAGACCTGCCGGACTTCAAAGACTTGCCAGAGCCAGCGTCTGAAGAAAAGGCAGCCGAAGAGAAGCAGCCAGAACCGCCGAAGACCGAAACGCCAGCCGAGACCGAACCGGCCACGCCGGCGGAGTAG